One segment of Paenibacillus rhizovicinus DNA contains the following:
- a CDS encoding helix-turn-helix domain-containing protein — protein sequence MDRHTLKENRIHGLPAYPLSVYEVDLPGHQSSVDCHWHDEWEWMLVTAGRGLFQIGAHTYEATAGQTLFIRSGELHAVYRIDEEPCRFTAIVFDAELLAGSRFDVIQERYLDPLLKKRLEPPPLLAGDEPWERETRELLDRVLRLNDDRQDGYELDTKALLLMAAGRLSLHAKAPLTSGRPDGDHAKTERLKTALNAIHEHYASKLTLGWLSSEAGMSEGHFCRFFKSMVRKSPTEYINGYRVRIAAKLLENEDRNVSEVALDVGFENPSYFIRVFKQHQGCTPAAYKKMIAGQA from the coding sequence CCATGGACTTCCAGCCTATCCCTTGTCCGTCTACGAGGTCGATCTGCCGGGACACCAGTCGAGCGTGGACTGCCATTGGCATGACGAGTGGGAGTGGATGCTCGTGACGGCCGGGCGCGGTCTGTTCCAAATCGGCGCCCATACCTATGAAGCGACCGCCGGGCAGACGCTGTTCATTCGCAGCGGCGAGCTGCACGCCGTCTACCGGATCGACGAAGAACCTTGCCGCTTCACCGCCATCGTCTTCGACGCCGAGCTGCTCGCCGGCTCCCGCTTCGACGTCATCCAAGAGCGCTATCTCGATCCGCTCCTCAAGAAGCGCCTCGAGCCTCCCCCGCTGCTCGCGGGAGACGAACCGTGGGAACGCGAGACGCGGGAGCTGCTGGACCGGGTGCTGCGGCTGAACGATGATCGTCAGGACGGTTACGAGCTCGATACCAAAGCGCTGCTGCTTATGGCGGCAGGCCGCTTATCGCTGCATGCCAAGGCACCGCTGACGTCCGGCCGGCCCGACGGCGACCATGCCAAGACGGAACGGCTGAAGACCGCGTTGAACGCCATTCACGAGCATTATGCGTCCAAGCTGACGTTGGGCTGGCTGTCGTCCGAGGCCGGGATGAGCGAAGGACATTTTTGCCGATTTTTCAAAAGCATGGTCCGCAAAAGCCCCACGGAATATATTAACGGCTACCGTGTCCGGATTGCCGCCAAGCTGCTCGAGAACGAGGACCGCAACGTGTCGGAGGTCGCGCTGGACGTCGGTTTCGAGAACCCGAGCTATTTCATCCGCGTCTTCAAGCAGCATCAGGGCTGCACCCCTGCGGCGTATAAGAAAATGATCGCGGGTCAGGCGTGA